The genomic stretch ATGCAATCCCTCTTGACAATGTTGCTAGCCTGCTTCGTAAGGCTCCGCAAATAATAGAACTCGGAACTGGCAAATTCTCTGCTGACTATCATCCAGATCTTTTTGCAAAGGTTGAAGCAGCATTTGCAGGTTGTACAAGCCTTAGAAGGCTTTCTGGGACTTGGGACGCTGTTCCAGATTACCTGCCAGCATTCTATTGTGTATGTGAAGGCCTCACATCTCTTAATCTGAGTTATGCCACCGTGCAAGGCCCTGAGCTCATCAAATTCATTAGCAGATGCAAGAATCTGCTGCAGTTATGGGTATGCAACTCTTCCTCTTCTGTagatatcaacttgaattctaatCTTAAACTCACTGGTTAAATGTCTTGTTATGTCATGCTCTTTGTGCATTTTCTCTTTTAAAGTTTTAGCTTTGATTTTCAGGTGATGGACCTCATTGAGGACCATGGTCTATCTGTTGTGGCATCAAGTTGCAGTAAACTGCAAGAGTTGCGGGTCTTCCCTTCCGATCCTTTTGGTCATAACGGCGGGCAAGTTTTCTTGACAGAAAGAGGCCTtgttgatgtttctgccagttgtCCCAAATTGGAGTCAGTTCTTTACTTCTGCAGCCGGATGACGAATGAGGCTCTTGTTATGATTGCAAAGAACCGTCCAAACTTCACTTGCTTCCGCTTAGCCCTCCTTGAGCCCCGTTCTCCGGATTACATCACACGGCAGCCTCTTGATGCTGGTTTCAGTGCCATTGTTGAATCATGCAAGGGGCTTAGGCGCCTCTCTATGTCTGGTCTTCTCACAGATCTTGTATTCAAATCAATCGGTGCACATGCTGATCGTCTTGAGATGCTATCACTCGCATTTGCTGGAGACAGCGATCTAGGCCTGAATGACATCCTCTCTGGCTGCAAGAGCCTGAAGAAGCTAGAGATCAGGGACTGCCCGTTTGGGGATAAAGCGTTGCTGGCAAATGCTGCCAAGCTGGAGACAATGCGATCCCTTTGGATGAACTCGTGCTCGTTGACCGTGGGCGGGTGCCGACTGCTTGCACTCAAGATGCCTCACCTTACTGTGGAGATAATAAACGATCCTGGAGAGACATGTCCAGTGGAGTCACTCCCGTTTGATAGCCCTGTCGAGAAATTGTATGTCTACCGGACTCTTGCAGGTCCAAGATCTGACACACCGGACTGTGTCCAGATTGTTTAGGGGAGACAAATGGAACGGGGGGTACACTGGGTATTCATTTTCAATCTTGTTGTGTACCTTCAGCACCTTTCTAGCATAACATAGATCTTTATTTTTTCCATCAACTAGAAAGACCGTTGGTTGGATAAAGCTACTGTGAAATCTCGACTCGGCAAGAGTAGGATGAGAGACTGAGGCCTTTTCAGGTGTTAATAACTGTAGGAGGCTGGGTGGATTACAGAAACTACTAGATAGCGTCATGAGAAAACCTTGGTTTGTTTTCTTTAGCGTGTTTTAGTTCTTTGATGTATAAAGATTATGGCACTATTTCAATCTTGTAATGTATTGTTGGACAAACTGTCCTGGAGCTGAGTTTGTCACCACTATCCATTTTGGCCTTCCCTTTCTGATTATGGGTTGTTCTGGATTCTAAATAATTGAAGCACATATTTGCCCCTTACTCTGTCATCCGGTCGGTCTCTTTGATTCATGTAAACTGTAATTGAAGCACATATTTGGCCCTTGATTGCTACATCTGGGTGTTCTTTTTTGCCAGTGTGTCACATGGAATGTAGCAACATATGGATGGACCAATAATGTCAGGAAGGTGAAACTTTGCGATGATGCTTTTAACTTTTGATTGTTTAGAAACTCAATAGATGCTAAATAAACTGGTGTTGATCTACATATAGGGTGGGTGACTCATTTGCTCTGATCTTAAGAAATTGCATGGGTGTTCATCCCTACTTTTTTTTTGGCAATTACATGGAAGCTGAGTTAGTCGCCCCTACTTCTTTGGCATTCCCTTTCTGCTTATGGCATGTATGATGTGCTATGGGTCATCTGGTGTTCCCTTTAGTTCATGGAAACCAACTGACTGCTCCTCCGCTTTATCCTGATGATATGCCAGTGATCTACTTCTACATGGTATGTTCATGAACTGAAGCTGTCAGCATGGAAGCTTGATTGCCACATCTGAGTGTTCTGGatcacttatgatcttccacctccaaccaatactactaatatgtttggtaattggttgaatggagtagatagacaatctaaggcttttatctgGATTGAggtttctgccttatgttggtaTATATGGAAGgccagaaatgatattatctttaacaacaaaatttcttttcatttcttgcaggttattcatatggtgtCTCATTGGTCCAGCTTTGGGCTCTCCTGTcgccggagggacagcgggatgccatggtttctggatgcacacggctccagatggtcgctcaggatatctggtGCCAAGGCTGGCTGGCGTCATACTAGGAGATTACTTTGATGGTTACTCCCAGTAGTTTGtgtttttcgctggttgattttttttATCAATCCTAGCTGATGCTTGAgttgtaaaacttgtactaaacctgGTTTTTAATAAATGGCCATGTGCATCATCGTGATGTAGAAGCCGAGGTgaattccccatttcgaaaaaaaaaatctgagtgTTCTGGGTCAACTGATGAACCCGTATGTGAGAAAAAGAAACTTACAAGACTTTGATTGCCTAGCATGTGTAACTGGGATGTCTGATCATTTGATCCGATCTTCAGAAATTACATGGAGTCTCATTCCTGTAGTTCTTTGAGAGAAACATTTGCAGATCCACTAACTGAGAGCAAAAAGatgaattgaagttgataaattCCAGCAAGAACATCAAATAATCCTACATTAACTGATAAACAAATACCCCAATGGTGTACTTGCTacaagcctagaacagaatgttGCCTACCAGCTACTACCCAAGTCTCACCACATCAATGCAACTCTGCTGAAGAATCCAAGTACTGAAACTCTGGTATACACAGATGGTCACTGCTTCCTCACTAAAGATGCCTTCTGATTCCTCTGGACAAGTACTCGCATTATGATTGCAGTAATGAATTGCGATCAAGTTGCATTGGTGGTGTGATATTTTCTGTGTCAGAGATCAAGTCCTATTTGAGCA from Lolium rigidum isolate FL_2022 chromosome 4, APGP_CSIRO_Lrig_0.1, whole genome shotgun sequence encodes the following:
- the LOC124646715 gene encoding transport inhibitor response 1-like protein Os05g0150500 codes for the protein MGRAGGPAAPPWHSLPDEVWEHAFSFLPADADRGAAACACHGWLRAERRSRRRLVVPNCYATDPRDAVDRFPSVRAAEVKGKPHFADFGLLPPSWGAYAAPWVAAAADGWPLLEELSFKRMFVTDECLEMIASSFRNFQVLRLNSCEGFTTAGLAAITEGCRNLKELDLQENYIDDCSSHWLSNFPECYTSLEALNFSCLHGEVNFTVLERLVSRCRNLKTLKLNNAIPLDNVASLLRKAPQIIELGTGKFSADYHPDLFAKVEAAFAGCTSLRRLSGTWDAVPDYLPAFYCVCEGLTSLNLSYATVQGPELIKFISRCKNLLQLWVMDLIEDHGLSVVASSCSKLQELRVFPSDPFGHNGGQVFLTERGLVDVSASCPKLESVLYFCSRMTNEALVMIAKNRPNFTCFRLALLEPRSPDYITRQPLDAGFSAIVESCKGLRRLSMSGLLTDLVFKSIGAHADRLEMLSLAFAGDSDLGLNDILSGCKSLKKLEIRDCPFGDKALLANAAKLETMRSLWMNSCSLTVGGCRLLALKMPHLTVEIINDPGETCPVESLPFDSPVEKLYVYRTLAGPRSDTPDCVQIV